In Papaver somniferum cultivar HN1 chromosome 1, ASM357369v1, whole genome shotgun sequence, a genomic segment contains:
- the LOC113305435 gene encoding histone H1-like, with translation MRYKKTLGVELKNCVANQKLIKVEASSFKLSDASKKEIKAVAAADEKTKSRKKPTNSSSSKPKSTTAVVPTTFKKSETTTAAPKKKKSAAPAKKVAATTPTKKAGSAEEICSWYYC, from the exons ATGAG atacaagaaaacgtTAGGTGTCGAATTGAAGAATTGTGTTGCTAATCAGAAATTGATTAAGGTTGAAGCTTCTTCTTTCAAGCTTTCCGATGCATCAAAGAAGGAGATAAAAGCTGTTGCTGCTGCCGATGAGAAGACCAAGAGCAGGAAGAAACCaacaaattcatcatcatcaaagcCCAAGTCTACTACTGCTGTTGTTCCAactaccttcaagaaatctgaaACTACTACTGCTGCacctaagaagaagaaaagtgctGCTCCTGCAAAGAAAGTTGCTGCTACTACTCCTACGAAGAAAGCTGGTTCTGCAGAGGAAATATGCTCTTGGTACTACTGTTAA